In Roseofilum casamattae BLCC-M143, the following proteins share a genomic window:
- a CDS encoding cupin domain-containing protein produces MVQASERAKVNNGTSKEPSLSNSLSEVGERPWGTYTVLEEGNGYKIKRIEVKPGHRLSLQMHHHRSEHWIVVSGTAKVTCNEEETMVYQYQSTYVPQGNHHRLENPGVIPLVLIEVQNGEYLGEDDIVRFHDDYARTEEKDKV; encoded by the coding sequence ATGGTACAAGCCTCAGAACGCGCAAAAGTCAACAATGGAACCTCCAAAGAGCCTAGCCTCTCAAATAGCTTATCTGAAGTCGGCGAACGTCCTTGGGGAACCTATACCGTTCTCGAAGAAGGAAACGGGTATAAAATTAAGCGAATTGAAGTCAAGCCAGGTCACCGCTTGAGCCTGCAAATGCATCACCATCGCAGCGAGCATTGGATCGTCGTTTCCGGAACCGCCAAAGTCACCTGCAACGAAGAAGAAACCATGGTATATCAATACCAATCCACCTACGTCCCCCAAGGAAATCATCATCGCTTAGAAAACCCCGGCGTTATTCCCCTAGTCCTCATTGAAGTACAAAACGGCGAGTATTTGGGCGAAGATGACATCGTGCGCTTCCACGACGACTACGCCCGCACCGAAGAAAAAGACAAAGTATAG
- the fusA gene encoding elongation factor G, with product MARNIPLERIRNMGIAAHIDAGKTTTTERILFYSGIVHKIGEVHDGTAVTDWMAQERERGITITAAAITTSWKDHQINIIDTPGHVDFTIEVERSMRVLDGVIAVFCSVGGVQPQSETVWRQADRYSVPRIVFVNKMDRTGANFFKVYEQIKDRMRANAVPIQIPIGAEGEFKGIIDLVRMRASIYTNDIGTDIEDTEIPAEYLEQAEEYRAKLIESVAETDDALTEKYLEGEDLTLEEIQTALRKGTIDGTIVPMLCGSAFKNKGVQLLLDAVIDYLPAPIDVPAIQGTLPSGDSTERQANDDEPFSALAFKIMSDPYGRLTFTRVYSGVLKKGSYVMNSTKDKKERASRLIVLKADDRIEVDELRAGDLGAILGLKDTTTGDTLCADDSPVILESLYIPEPVISVAVEPKTKQDMEKLSKALQALSEEDPTFRVSVDAETNQTVIAGMGELHLEILVDRMLREFKVEANVGAPQVAYRETIRKTVKAEGKFIRQSGGKGQFGHVVIELEPSDAGSGFEFVSKIVGGAVPKEYIGPAEQGMKEACESGILAGYPVIDLKATLVDGSYHEVDSSEMAFKIAGSMAIKEAVTKASPVLLEPAMKVEVEVPEEFLGDVMGDLNSRRGQIEGMDSEGGISKVSAKVPLAEMFGYATDIRSKTQGRGIFSMEFSHYDEVPRNVAEAIIAKSKGEA from the coding sequence GTGGCACGAAATATCCCGCTGGAAAGAATTCGCAATATGGGCATCGCCGCCCATATTGATGCGGGCAAAACAACAACAACCGAACGGATTTTGTTCTACTCTGGCATCGTCCATAAAATTGGAGAAGTCCATGATGGAACTGCCGTAACTGACTGGATGGCTCAAGAAAGAGAACGGGGGATTACCATCACCGCCGCCGCGATTACCACCAGTTGGAAAGATCATCAAATTAATATTATTGACACTCCCGGTCACGTAGACTTCACCATTGAAGTCGAACGTTCCATGCGGGTATTAGATGGTGTAATTGCCGTATTTTGCTCCGTCGGTGGGGTACAACCCCAGTCCGAAACCGTTTGGCGACAAGCCGACCGCTATAGCGTGCCCCGGATTGTTTTCGTCAACAAAATGGACCGCACCGGCGCTAATTTCTTCAAAGTATACGAACAAATAAAAGACCGGATGCGGGCGAATGCCGTTCCCATCCAAATTCCTATTGGAGCAGAAGGTGAATTTAAAGGCATCATCGACTTAGTGCGGATGCGTGCCAGTATTTACACCAACGATATCGGAACCGATATTGAAGATACCGAGATTCCAGCAGAATATCTCGAACAGGCCGAGGAATATCGTGCCAAGCTCATCGAATCAGTTGCCGAAACGGACGATGCTTTAACCGAGAAATACCTGGAAGGGGAAGATCTAACCCTGGAGGAAATCCAAACCGCCCTGCGCAAAGGAACCATCGATGGAACCATCGTGCCCATGCTCTGCGGTTCTGCCTTCAAAAACAAAGGAGTCCAGTTACTGCTCGATGCGGTGATTGACTACCTTCCCGCTCCCATCGACGTACCGGCGATCCAAGGAACTTTGCCCAGTGGCGACAGCACCGAACGCCAAGCCAACGATGACGAACCCTTCTCCGCTCTGGCCTTTAAGATCATGTCCGATCCTTACGGCCGCTTGACCTTTACCCGAGTTTATTCCGGCGTACTGAAAAAAGGCAGTTACGTCATGAACTCGACCAAAGACAAGAAAGAACGGGCGTCGCGGTTAATCGTCCTCAAAGCAGACGATCGCATCGAAGTAGACGAGCTGCGCGCCGGCGACCTCGGTGCCATCCTGGGTCTGAAAGATACCACCACTGGAGATACCCTCTGTGCGGATGACTCTCCCGTAATTCTGGAATCGCTGTATATTCCCGAACCGGTAATCTCCGTCGCCGTGGAACCGAAAACCAAACAAGACATGGAAAAGCTCTCCAAAGCGCTCCAAGCCTTGTCTGAAGAAGACCCCACCTTCCGGGTTAGCGTCGATGCAGAAACCAACCAAACCGTAATTGCGGGTATGGGCGAGCTGCATCTGGAAATTCTGGTAGACCGGATGCTGCGCGAGTTTAAAGTGGAAGCCAACGTCGGTGCGCCGCAAGTGGCTTACCGCGAAACCATCCGCAAAACCGTGAAAGCAGAAGGCAAATTTATTCGCCAAAGCGGTGGTAAAGGTCAATTCGGCCACGTCGTCATCGAACTCGAACCCTCTGACGCTGGTAGCGGCTTTGAGTTCGTCTCCAAAATTGTTGGTGGAGCCGTACCGAAAGAGTACATCGGGCCTGCCGAACAAGGGATGAAAGAGGCCTGCGAATCGGGAATCTTAGCTGGATATCCAGTAATCGACCTGAAAGCGACCTTAGTTGATGGCTCCTACCACGAAGTTGACTCGTCGGAAATGGCATTCAAAATTGCCGGTTCCATGGCAATTAAAGAAGCCGTAACCAAAGCCTCTCCCGTACTTCTCGAACCTGCGATGAAAGTGGAAGTGGAAGTTCCGGAAGAATTTTTGGGCGACGTGATGGGAGACCTCAATTCTCGTCGCGGTCAAATTGAAGGAATGGACTCTGAAGGCGGAATTAGTAAAGTCTCGGCGAAAGTTCCTTTGGCAGAAATGTTTGGTTATGCCACCGATATTCGCTCCAAAACTCAAGGGCGCGGTATCTTTTCCATGGAGTTCAGTCATTATGATGAAGTTCCTCGGAATGTAGCCGAAGCTATCATTGCCAAGAGCAAAGGAGAGGCTTAA
- the rpsL gene encoding 30S ribosomal protein S12, giving the protein MPTIQQLIRSERQKIEKKTKSPALKSCPQRRGVCTRVYTTTPKKPNSALRKVARVRLTSGFEVTAYIPGIGHNLQEHSVVMLRGGRVKDLPGVRYHIIRGTLDTAGVKDRRQGRSKYGAKRPKE; this is encoded by the coding sequence ATGCCAACGATCCAACAGCTCATTCGCAGCGAACGCCAGAAAATAGAGAAGAAAACCAAATCCCCAGCGTTGAAAAGTTGCCCTCAACGTCGAGGAGTCTGTACTCGCGTGTATACAACCACCCCGAAAAAGCCAAACTCAGCTCTGCGTAAAGTGGCTCGCGTGCGCTTGACTTCCGGGTTTGAAGTAACCGCATACATCCCCGGAATCGGACATAACCTGCAAGAACACTCAGTGGTCATGCTGCGCGGCGGTCGGGTAAAAGACTTGCCAGGAGTTCGCTATCACATCATCAGAGGAACTCTAGACACGGCTGGAGTTAAAGATCGGCGGCAAGGTCGTTCCAAATACGGAGCCAAACGTCCCAAAGAATAG
- the dnaK gene encoding molecular chaperone DnaK yields MGRVVGIDLGTTNSVVAVMEGGKPLVIANAEGMRTTPSVVGFSKDGELVVGQMARRQGVLNPQNTFYGVKRYVGRRYGELNSDSKRVPYTIRRDEVDNIKIKCPRLKKDFAPEEISAMIIRKLAEDASRYLGEEVTGAVITVPAYFNDSQRQATRDAGKIAGLEVKRILNEPTAASLAYGLERGSAQTILVFDLGGGTFDVSILEVGDGVFEVRSTSGDTQLGGNDFDQKIVDWLAEQFLETEKVDLRRDRQALQRLTEAAEKAKIELSGVTVTEINLPFITATEDGPKHLEVRLTRSQFEDLCGDLLSRLRRPIKRAMYDAGLTPVQIDEVVLVGGSTRIPIVQQLVRSFIDKEPNQNVNPDEVVAVGAAIQAGILTGIVKDVLLLDVTPLSLGIETASGVTKKLIPRNTTIPVRRSDIFSTSQDNQTFVEVHILQGEREMSRDNKSLGRFRLSGIPPAPRGIPQIQVSLDVDANGILQVTALDRTTGREQGLTIQGASTLSSDEIEQMIQDAERYAQVDRERRERIEKLNRAEALIAQSERQLREATLDFGMQFANQYRRDIDPIIQELREYLKRGDDRGIDQAGADLQDVLYDLNREVRLRISEDDDEGFFGTLRRTFLGDEDDGFDARDGYDRRDDFGRDNYGRQDDFGRDNYDRRDNFGRQDNYGRQDDFGRDNYDRRENYDRRDNLGRDNFDNRDRFDRRDNYDRRENYNRRDNFDYDKASYKTRREYSPPRENQPPRDYSPPRDYSSPQDYPPQRDYRDDSFDSKDSAPPPRERNRPPQRESRRPSEPSRRPRYNQYNSYDGEDWGDDDEWL; encoded by the coding sequence ATGGGTAGAGTAGTCGGTATTGACTTAGGCACCACCAACTCAGTCGTTGCAGTTATGGAAGGGGGTAAACCATTAGTCATTGCCAACGCCGAAGGGATGCGCACCACCCCTTCCGTGGTTGGGTTTAGCAAAGATGGGGAACTCGTCGTCGGACAAATGGCTCGCCGCCAAGGCGTTCTCAATCCCCAGAATACCTTCTACGGCGTCAAACGCTATGTGGGCCGTCGCTATGGCGAACTCAACTCCGACTCGAAACGAGTTCCCTACACCATTCGTCGCGATGAAGTAGACAATATTAAAATCAAATGTCCTCGCCTGAAAAAAGACTTTGCTCCCGAAGAAATCTCGGCGATGATTATCCGCAAACTGGCTGAAGATGCCAGTCGCTACTTAGGAGAAGAGGTCACCGGAGCCGTAATTACCGTTCCCGCTTATTTTAACGACTCCCAACGACAAGCCACGCGCGATGCGGGGAAAATTGCCGGACTTGAAGTCAAACGCATTCTCAACGAACCCACCGCTGCCTCTCTCGCCTACGGACTAGAGCGCGGGAGCGCGCAAACTATTCTCGTGTTTGACTTAGGCGGTGGAACCTTTGATGTTTCTATCCTGGAAGTGGGAGATGGAGTCTTTGAAGTTCGTTCCACTAGCGGCGATACCCAACTGGGGGGGAACGACTTCGACCAAAAAATTGTAGATTGGTTGGCAGAACAGTTCTTAGAAACGGAAAAAGTAGATCTAAGGCGCGATCGCCAAGCCCTCCAGCGCTTAACCGAAGCGGCAGAAAAAGCCAAAATCGAACTATCCGGCGTTACCGTTACCGAAATCAACCTACCCTTCATTACCGCCACCGAAGACGGCCCGAAACATCTGGAAGTCCGGTTAACGCGATCGCAATTTGAAGACCTCTGCGGCGACCTCCTCTCCCGGTTGCGCCGTCCCATCAAACGGGCCATGTACGACGCCGGACTCACCCCCGTGCAAATTGACGAAGTCGTCCTCGTCGGCGGTTCCACCCGCATCCCCATCGTGCAACAACTGGTGCGCAGCTTCATTGACAAAGAACCCAACCAAAACGTCAACCCCGATGAAGTCGTCGCCGTCGGTGCCGCCATTCAAGCTGGCATTCTCACCGGTATCGTCAAAGACGTCCTCCTGCTCGATGTCACTCCCCTTTCTCTCGGCATTGAAACCGCTAGTGGCGTCACCAAAAAACTGATTCCGCGCAACACCACCATTCCCGTGCGCCGCTCCGACATTTTTTCCACCTCCCAAGACAACCAGACCTTCGTCGAAGTCCATATCCTGCAAGGGGAGCGGGAAATGTCTCGAGACAACAAATCTCTCGGACGCTTCCGTCTCTCCGGCATTCCTCCCGCTCCTCGAGGCATTCCGCAAATTCAAGTGTCCCTCGATGTGGATGCCAATGGTATTCTGCAAGTTACCGCCCTCGATCGCACCACCGGCAGAGAACAAGGCTTAACGATTCAAGGTGCATCAACTCTCTCCTCGGATGAGATCGAGCAAATGATTCAAGATGCAGAACGTTACGCGCAAGTAGACCGAGAGCGCCGGGAGCGCATCGAAAAACTCAATCGCGCCGAAGCCTTAATCGCGCAATCAGAACGGCAGTTGCGCGAAGCCACCCTCGACTTTGGAATGCAGTTTGCTAATCAATATCGCCGCGATATCGACCCCATTATTCAAGAACTGCGCGAATATTTAAAACGGGGCGACGATCGCGGCATCGACCAAGCAGGCGCCGATCTGCAAGATGTACTTTACGATCTCAATCGCGAAGTCCGGTTGCGCATCAGCGAAGACGACGACGAAGGGTTCTTCGGCACGTTGCGGCGCACCTTCCTCGGAGATGAGGACGATGGTTTTGACGCTCGCGATGGTTACGACCGTCGAGATGACTTCGGTCGCGATAACTACGGTCGCCAGGATGATTTTGGGCGAGATAACTACGACCGCCGCGATAACTTTGGTCGTCAGGATAACTACGGTCGCCAAGATGATTTTGGACGCGATAATTACGATCGCCGGGAGAATTACGACCGTCGCGATAACCTCGGTCGCGATAACTTTGATAATCGCGATCGTTTTGACCGTCGGGATAACTACGATCGCCGAGAGAATTACAACCGTCGCGATAATTTTGATTATGATAAAGCATCCTACAAAACGCGACGGGAATATTCCCCACCCAGAGAGAACCAACCGCCGCGAGACTATTCGCCACCACGGGACTATTCCTCCCCCCAAGACTATCCTCCTCAGCGAGATTACCGAGACGATTCGTTTGACTCGAAAGACTCTGCTCCCCCACCCAGAGAGCGAAATCGTCCCCCTCAGCGCGAATCTCGCCGTCCTTCCGAACCCTCTCGACGACCGCGATATAATCAATACAATAGCTACGATGGAGAGGATTGGGGAGATGATGATGAGTGGTTGTAG
- a CDS encoding HesB/IscA family protein gives MIQFTSAAVTELKRLQSRHPHSTPWVRFEVLPGGCADLSYNIIFETEKSTDDRVYSGEGIDAIVHPEQLQYLEGLNVDYADDLMGGGFQFSNPNATKTCQCGQSFSLKEE, from the coding sequence ATGATTCAATTCACCTCCGCCGCTGTCACTGAGTTAAAACGGTTACAAAGCAGACACCCCCATTCCACGCCTTGGGTTCGCTTTGAGGTGCTGCCGGGAGGATGTGCCGATCTCAGCTACAACATTATCTTCGAGACCGAGAAATCCACGGACGATCGCGTCTATTCCGGCGAAGGGATTGATGCGATCGTTCATCCCGAACAGCTTCAGTATCTTGAGGGACTCAATGTCGATTATGCCGACGATCTCATGGGAGGGGGCTTTCAGTTCTCCAATCCCAACGCCACGAAAACCTGCCAATGCGGTCAATCGTTTTCCTTAAAAGAGGAATAA
- the rpsJ gene encoding 30S ribosomal protein S10: protein MATLQQQKIRIRLKAFDRRLLDTSCEKIVDTANRTNATAVGPIPLPTKRRIYCILRSPHVDKDSREHFETRTHRRIIDIYQPSSKTIDALMKLDLPAGVDIEVKL from the coding sequence ATGGCTACCTTACAACAACAGAAAATTCGCATCCGCTTGAAAGCATTCGATCGCCGTCTCCTCGATACCTCTTGTGAGAAAATTGTCGATACGGCCAACCGCACCAATGCCACAGCCGTCGGCCCCATTCCTTTACCGACAAAACGCCGCATTTATTGTATTCTGCGATCGCCTCACGTAGACAAAGACTCGCGAGAGCATTTTGAAACTCGCACCCATCGCCGGATTATTGATATTTACCAACCCTCTTCCAAAACCATAGATGCTTTGATGAAACTCGATTTGCCTGCCGGAGTCGATATTGAAGTAAAACTCTAA
- the pheA gene encoding prephenate dehydratase: MMVAIAYLGPPGTYSEATAIAYRETLEQQGYTTDLHPYPSIAKTLQALARGEVELAIAPVENSIEGSVPMTLDTLWQLDDLHIQQAYVLPISHGLLSHMKDLAAIKTVYSHPQALAQCQEWLEHHLSGVELIPTNSTAEAIQYLDRDRPIAAISSQRAASLYQIPVLAYPINDCPDNCTRFWAIARAGSSIRLNPLQSNNTHTSIAFSLPNIPGVLVKPLEIFARQGINLSRIESRPTKRSLGEYLFFVDIEADARQPDIQNTLAEIKKYTDVIKVLGTYRVVCQLH; this comes from the coding sequence ATTATGGTTGCTATTGCTTATCTCGGCCCGCCAGGAACCTATTCAGAAGCGACGGCGATCGCCTATCGCGAAACACTAGAGCAGCAAGGTTATACTACAGACTTGCATCCCTATCCGAGTATTGCCAAAACCCTACAAGCGCTGGCGAGAGGGGAGGTTGAGTTAGCGATCGCTCCGGTGGAAAATTCCATTGAAGGCAGCGTTCCGATGACTTTAGATACCTTGTGGCAACTTGACGATCTGCACATTCAACAAGCCTATGTTTTACCCATTTCTCATGGGTTGCTCTCCCACATGAAAGATCTGGCGGCCATCAAAACCGTCTATTCTCATCCTCAAGCCTTAGCTCAATGCCAGGAATGGTTAGAACACCATTTATCTGGAGTAGAGCTGATTCCCACTAACTCCACGGCAGAAGCCATCCAATATCTCGATCGCGATCGTCCCATCGCAGCCATATCCTCTCAACGAGCAGCTTCTTTGTACCAAATTCCTGTATTAGCCTATCCAATTAACGACTGCCCGGATAACTGTACGCGCTTTTGGGCCATCGCTCGAGCTGGAAGCTCTATTCGTCTCAATCCTCTTCAATCCAACAACACTCATACCTCTATCGCCTTTAGCTTACCGAATATTCCGGGAGTATTGGTCAAACCTCTAGAAATCTTTGCTCGTCAAGGAATTAATCTCAGTCGGATCGAGTCAAGACCAACCAAGCGATCGCTTGGTGAATACCTCTTCTTTGTTGATATTGAAGCTGATGCTCGCCAACCTGATATTCAGAATACACTAGCAGAAATCAAAAAATATACAGATGTGATAAAAGTGTTGGGGACTTATCGCGTTGTCTGCCAACTACACTAA
- the rpsG gene encoding 30S ribosomal protein S7 codes for MSRRGVSHHRTIPPDSVYNSRLVSMTIRRIMTSGKKSLASRILYDALKIIEERTGSDALELFEKAVKNATPLVEVKARRVGGATYQVPMEVRSDRGISLALRWLIRFSRQRSGNSMAMKLANELMDAANETGSTIRKREETHRMAEANKAFAHYRY; via the coding sequence ATGTCCCGTAGAGGAGTATCCCATCATCGAACCATTCCCCCAGACTCTGTCTACAACAGTCGTCTGGTGAGCATGACCATCCGGCGGATCATGACCAGTGGTAAAAAATCTCTCGCCTCCCGCATCCTATACGATGCCCTCAAAATTATTGAAGAACGTACGGGATCGGATGCCCTAGAGCTGTTTGAAAAAGCCGTGAAAAATGCCACTCCCCTCGTGGAAGTCAAAGCGAGACGAGTTGGTGGAGCCACCTACCAAGTCCCCATGGAAGTCCGTTCCGATCGCGGCATCAGCTTAGCCTTGCGCTGGTTAATCCGGTTCTCCAGGCAGCGCTCCGGCAACTCCATGGCCATGAAATTAGCCAACGAGCTAATGGATGCGGCCAACGAAACGGGAAGCACCATTCGCAAGCGCGAAGAAACCCACCGCATGGCAGAAGCGAACAAAGCCTTTGCTCACTATCGTTACTAA
- a CDS encoding DnaJ C-terminal domain-containing protein produces MQNFRNYYQILAVTPDTSIEEVKRVYRRLARQYHPDLNPGDKQAEERFKDILEAYEILSDPTRREEYDRLSFFLQQRQKNNRKWNNGSRFSSKDMEYFDRFPTFDSFLDSLLNRRREMNTGEPTGARSRPVERTSQAYTPGRSKVYNTVKNQPQAAKRDIEALLTLPLEKAYHGGKEKIRLEDGRSLEVDMPPGMVTGEKMRLRKLGMNGGDLYLKVTVAPHPFLDVQGNEIYCKLPITPVEAILGGQVEVLTLDGLVKMNLPKEVYTGKQLRLAKKGYVDNRGRRGDQVVEIEIRYPEELTAEQRGLYEKLRDLESGLREILWDSESKPD; encoded by the coding sequence ATGCAAAACTTTCGCAATTACTATCAGATTCTGGCAGTTACTCCGGATACATCGATTGAAGAAGTTAAGCGCGTCTATCGCCGTTTAGCTCGTCAGTATCATCCCGATCTCAATCCAGGGGACAAACAAGCAGAAGAACGGTTTAAAGACATTCTTGAAGCTTACGAAATTCTTTCCGATCCCACTCGACGAGAAGAGTACGATCGCTTGAGTTTCTTTCTGCAACAACGACAAAAGAATAACCGAAAGTGGAATAATGGGTCGCGATTTAGCTCCAAAGATATGGAGTATTTCGATCGGTTTCCCACGTTTGATAGTTTTCTTGATAGTCTGCTCAATCGCCGTCGAGAAATGAATACGGGAGAACCGACAGGAGCGCGATCGCGACCGGTAGAACGTACATCTCAAGCCTACACTCCCGGACGTTCTAAAGTCTACAATACCGTTAAAAACCAACCCCAAGCGGCGAAGCGAGATATCGAAGCATTGCTTACCTTGCCTCTGGAAAAAGCTTACCATGGCGGTAAAGAAAAAATTCGTCTCGAAGACGGTCGTTCCCTGGAAGTTGACATGCCTCCAGGAATGGTAACCGGCGAAAAAATGCGCTTGCGCAAGTTAGGCATGAATGGCGGAGATTTATATCTGAAAGTGACGGTTGCTCCTCATCCCTTTTTAGACGTTCAAGGTAATGAAATTTATTGCAAATTACCCATTACTCCCGTGGAAGCCATCCTTGGAGGACAAGTGGAAGTCCTCACTCTCGACGGGTTAGTAAAAATGAATTTACCGAAAGAGGTATACACCGGTAAGCAACTGCGATTAGCCAAAAAAGGTTATGTCGATAATCGCGGACGAAGAGGAGATCAGGTGGTAGAAATTGAGATTCGCTATCCGGAAGAGTTGACAGCAGAGCAACGGGGGTTATACGAAAAATTGCGAGACCTTGAAAGTGGTTTGCGCGAAATTTTGTGGGATTCTGAAAGTAAACCCGACTAA
- a CDS encoding LON peptidase substrate-binding domain-containing protein, with amino-acid sequence MTSPSSIAVRELPLFPLPEVVLFPGRPLPLHIFEFRYRMMMNTVLQSDSRFGVLMWDPTDNTAAAVGCCAEIVNYQRLPDDRMKLLTLGQQRFRVLEYVREKPYRVGLVEWIEDKPTTRDLRPVATEVAQLLKDVVHLSSKLTGQEIELPDNIPTLPTELSYWVASNLYGVASEQQALLEMDSTEERLERETEILTSTRNHLAARTVLKDTFK; translated from the coding sequence ATGACATCCCCTTCATCTATTGCCGTCCGAGAACTCCCCTTATTTCCCCTACCAGAGGTCGTACTGTTCCCCGGCCGGCCCCTGCCCCTACATATCTTTGAGTTTCGGTATCGGATGATGATGAATACAGTGCTCCAAAGTGACAGCCGGTTTGGGGTATTAATGTGGGATCCAACCGATAATACGGCTGCTGCCGTCGGGTGTTGTGCGGAAATTGTTAACTATCAAAGATTACCCGACGATCGCATGAAGCTGCTTACCCTCGGACAGCAACGATTTCGGGTTTTAGAATACGTGCGGGAAAAGCCGTATCGAGTGGGTTTAGTAGAGTGGATTGAAGATAAACCGACGACTCGAGATCTGAGACCTGTAGCAACGGAGGTGGCGCAACTTTTAAAAGATGTGGTACACCTTTCCTCAAAGTTAACCGGCCAGGAGATCGAGCTACCAGATAATATTCCAACTTTACCTACCGAACTTTCCTATTGGGTGGCCAGCAATTTATATGGAGTTGCTAGCGAACAACAGGCACTATTAGAAATGGATAGCACGGAAGAACGGTTAGAGCGGGAAACAGAGATTCTTACTTCTACGCGCAATCATTTAGCGGCTCGGACAGTCTTAAAAGATACCTTTAAGTAA
- the tuf gene encoding elongation factor Tu: MARAKFERNKPHVNIGTIGHVDHGKTTLTAAITMTLGAAGQAEAKKYDEIDAAPEEKARGITINTAHVEYESEKRHYAHVDCPGHADYVKNMITGAAQMDGAILVVSAADGPMPQTREHILLARQVGVPQLVVFLNKKDQVDDDELLELVELEVRELLSDYDFDGDNIPIVAGSALEAVETMIKKPDAQKGENEWIDAIWELMESVDSYIPTPERDVDKPFLMAVEDVFSITGRGTVATGRIERGKVKVGEEVELVGIRETRKTTVTGVEMFKKSLDEGMAGDNAGLLLRGMQKTDVERGMVLAKPGSITPHTDFEAEVYVLKKEEGGRHTPFFPNYRPQFYVRTTDVTGTIASFTADDGSTAEMVMPGDRIKMNVQLINAIAIEQGMRFAIREGGRTIGAGVVSKILK, from the coding sequence ATGGCACGCGCAAAATTTGAACGGAATAAACCCCACGTCAACATCGGTACCATCGGACACGTTGACCACGGAAAAACGACACTGACTGCCGCTATCACCATGACCTTGGGAGCAGCAGGGCAAGCAGAAGCTAAAAAATACGATGAAATTGATGCCGCTCCGGAAGAGAAGGCTCGTGGAATCACCATCAACACCGCTCACGTCGAGTACGAGAGCGAAAAACGTCACTACGCGCACGTAGACTGCCCCGGTCACGCTGACTACGTGAAAAATATGATTACCGGAGCCGCCCAAATGGATGGCGCCATTCTGGTAGTATCTGCCGCTGACGGCCCCATGCCGCAAACCCGAGAGCACATCCTGTTAGCTCGTCAGGTTGGAGTTCCTCAGTTGGTCGTCTTTTTGAATAAGAAAGACCAAGTTGATGACGATGAGTTGCTAGAGTTAGTCGAGCTGGAAGTCCGCGAACTCCTGAGCGATTATGATTTTGATGGTGACAATATTCCCATCGTTGCCGGTTCGGCTCTCGAAGCAGTAGAAACCATGATTAAGAAGCCCGATGCTCAAAAGGGTGAAAATGAGTGGATCGATGCGATTTGGGAGTTGATGGAGAGTGTAGATAGCTACATCCCCACTCCCGAGCGCGATGTTGATAAGCCCTTCCTGATGGCAGTTGAGGATGTCTTCTCCATTACCGGTCGCGGAACCGTTGCTACCGGACGGATCGAGCGCGGTAAAGTGAAAGTCGGTGAAGAAGTCGAGTTAGTCGGCATTCGCGAGACTCGCAAAACCACGGTTACTGGTGTAGAGATGTTCAAAAAGTCTCTGGACGAAGGGATGGCTGGAGACAACGCCGGTCTGCTCCTGCGCGGTATGCAAAAAACTGATGTAGAGCGCGGTATGGTGCTGGCAAAACCCGGTTCGATTACCCCTCACACCGATTTTGAAGCAGAAGTTTACGTGCTGAAGAAAGAAGAAGGCGGACGTCACACTCCTTTCTTCCCCAACTACCGCCCTCAATTCTACGTGCGCACCACAGATGTAACTGGAACGATCGCATCCTTCACGGCTGATGATGGTAGCACCGCAGAAATGGTGATGCCCGGCGACCGGATTAAAATGAACGTCCAACTGATTAATGCGATCGCGATCGAACAAGGAATGCGTTTTGCCATCCGCGAAGGCGGCCGCACGATTGGTGCTGGCGTGGTCAGTAAAATCCTGAAATAG